CCATTTGCCGTGCTTCGTGGGTAAGGTGATCGGTCTGCGGGCATACCAGGCGCAGATCATTAAAGCCGAAATTCATCATGGCTCGGCATACCGAACCGATGTTGCGATCGCCCTGGGGCTCGACCAATACAACAGAGATATTTTGCGGATCAGGATTCATAGGGAGAAAAAGCACTTCCGAAAAAAATAATGGGACGCAGATTGACAGGACCGAATCGGGATGGGCAGGATCAACCCTGATCTAGCGTCAGGAAAGATCTGCCAGGATCCGGAATTTTCCGCCTGTATCTGCGTCCGAATTTATTCACTGCCAGGCTAATACAAATCACCCAACACATGCTGCACGATGGCGGCACCCACGATGGCTGCGGTTTCAGTGCGCAAAATACGCGGCCCGAGCGAAACGGGCAACATGTCCAAGGCGCGCATTTCAGTGAATTCGTCGGCGCTGAAACCACCTTCGGGACCAACCATCAAAGCCAGGCGCCGCGGTCGCTCACCATTGAGGGCTTCACGCAGGGACCAGGTGGCGCTGCCTTCGTAAAAGAAAAAGCGCAGATCGGCATGGTGTGCCTCATACAGGGCGGCATCCCAGGAATGAAAAGCCAGCAGCTCTGGAATCATGCCTCGCCGGCACTGCTTGGCCGCCTTGAGCACAACTTCGGGCCAACGATGGGATTTTTTCTGTCCAACATCGCGCTCCTGCTGGGTAATGGAGCGGCTGGATTCAAAAGGAACGATGCGCGCCACACCGATTTCGGTGAGTTTCTGTAAAATAAGCTCGAAACGCTCGCGCTGCGGGAGTGCCTGATAGACTTCGATACGCACGGGACTTTCCGGCGCCCGCTCGAGTTCTTCAAAGGGCAGCAGCACAGCATGTGCGTCATCGTATTCCAGAATCCGGGCGCGAAACCCCCGGCCTGCGGCATCTTCAACGGTGAGGGCTTCACCGCGACGCGGACGCCAGCAGTCAAGGGCGTGGCGCGCAACGCCTTCGATCGAAACCGGCTGGCCTAATTGCGCGGAAACGCCAAGTTGAACGCGCGTGGCCGCGCCGCCGCCATTAACGCATGCGGGGGGCAAGGCCGGCCTCCCGGTAAGCGGCAAAGCGTCGTCGTGAAGCCTGCAGCAGATTCTCGTCGTAGCTTTCGGCAAAGTCGATGACCTGGTCGAAGCTGCGGACAAAATTCAACGAAGTCGGCTTGCCCTGGATCAGAATGCGCGCGCCGTTGCCGTTGCGCTCCTCGGTGGCGATGACCACCGGTTCGTCCAGGCAATCGACGGCACCATTGTCGAAACAGTGTGGAACAAACGTGCCCTTGCGCCAGGTCCACATGAAACGATCCAGGGTGACGCCCTGGTTATCGTCATGAACGGTGATCAGAACGCGCTGTCCCTGAGCGAAAAACTCTTCCGCGAGTTCGCACAGATAGCGGGCTTTTTCAGGCTTCTTAAGTTTGATGAATTCAATAACCGGGGCCGCCATGAAATTCAAAAGCCCTTCATCGTTCAGCGACAAAGGCGGCGCCACGCCTCATCGCTTCGACATTCAGAGGGATGAAACGATGATTGCGCTCGGGCAGCACCTCGCGCAAAGCCTGCTCCATGGAGGCAACCGTCAGCGCGCCTGTTTTAAGCGCCCAGGCACCGGCGGCGACCATATTCACCAGTCGCGCGTCGCCGACCTCCAGAGCCACCTCGTTCATGGGAATTGCGAGCACCTCGACGTCGCCGGACCGCGGCAGAGCGCCATCAACCAGAGAAGTGTTGACCAGGGCAAAACCACCGGAGCGAATGCGGGCAAAGTATTTGTCCAGGGATAACTGATTGAGCAGAATCGCAGCTTGCGGCCGCCCAACCACCGGTGAGCCGACTTCCTCAGCGCTGATCACCACCGTGCAGGTGGCCGCGCCGCCACGCTTCTCCACGCCGTAGGCCGGAAAATAAGAAACGTTTTTCCCCTCGCGAATCGCGGCACAGGCGAGCAGATTGCCCAGCAGAAGCACCCCCTGCCCACCGAATCCGGCAATAAAGACATCAAGATTCATTTCGCCCCCGTCCCAGGCGCATCGAGTGCCCAGTCCTTGAACGTGCCCAGGGGAAAGCACGGAATCATCTCCGTGGCGATCCGCTCATTGGCCTCCAGGGGACTCACCCCCCAGTTGGTGGGACAGGTCGAAAGAATTTCCACAAAAGAGAAGCCACGGCCCTCGATCTGAGTCTGGAAAGCCTTGCGCACCGCCTTGCCGGCAGCAAGAACATTGCGCGGCGTGTTGACCGCAACCCGGGCACTATAGGAGGTTCCATCGAGTTGGGTAAGCAACTCAGCCATGCGAATAGGACGACCATCATTGGCGATATCCCGACCATAGGGTGAGGTCGAGGTCTTCTGCCCCGGCAGAGTGGTCGGGGCCATCTGGCCGCCGGTCATGCCGTAAGTGCTGTTGTTGACGAATATCACCGTCATGCCTTCGCCGCGATTGGCGGCATGAATAATTTCGCTGGTTCCGATAGCCGCCAGGTCGCCGTCGCCCTGATAAGTGAAAACGATGCGATCAGGCAGCGCGCGCTTGACCCCGGTGGCCACCGCCGGTGCCCGGCCGTGAGGCGCTTCGACCACGTCGATATCGAAATACTCGTAGAGAAAGACACTGCAACCCACGGAGGCCACGCCGATGGTGCGTGCCTGAACTGCAAAATGATCCAGAGCTTCGGCAACCAGGCGATGAACGGTGCCATGCTGGCAGCCCGGGCAGAAGTGGGTGACGACCTTCTTGAGAGAGCGAGGCGCGGTAAACACCGGCGTATCAACCTTGGTCATGCGCTTCTCCCATGGTGCCTTTCGATCTGTTCGCACAATTCTTCCGGAGTCGGCAACGAACCGGCCCCAGGCGGGCGACCATAAAAAAACACCTCTGCATCGCGCGCCGCGCTCAGGCGCACATCCTCAACCATCTGCCCGGTATTGAGTTCAAAACACAGCACCTTCTTGACCACCCCAGTTGCCTTGAAGAACGCCTTTTGCGGAAAAGGGAACAACGTAATCGGCCGGATCATGCCAACCTTCAAGCCTCCTTCGCGTGCCATGCGCACGGCGCTTCTGGCGATGCGGGCAGTGACCCCGAAAGCGGTGACGATCAGCTCGGCATCATCCAGGTACAAGGCTTCCCAGCGCGATTCGCGCTCCTGCAACAATTGATAGCGGTGGTACAGCTTCCAGTTGTGCGCTTCAAGTTCCCCGTCGCCGAGAAAAAGGGATTTGACGATGCGTTGTTCGGAACGAGAGCCTTTGCCTGACACCACCCAATCCTTGGCGGGCAGTTCGATCTGCGGACGAGGATGGGGGACCAGCGCCTCTTTCATCTGGCCGATGACCGAATCACCGAGAAGCATGGCAGGCATTCGATAAAGATCAGAGAGATCAAAGGCGAGCATGGCCAGATCGTACATTTCCTGCACCGAATGAGGTGCGAGTACGATCAGGCGATAGCCGCCATGACCGCCGCCCTTGACCGCCTGAAAGTAATCGGCCTGCGAGGCATCGATACCGCCGAGACCCGGGCCGGAGCGACAGATATTGACCACCAGGCCGGGCAGTTCGCTGCCGGCCATGTAGGAGAGGCCCTCCTGCTTGAGAGAAATGCCGGGACTCGATGAGGAGGTCATGGCGCGCATGCCGCAGGCGCTGGCACCGAGCAGCATGTTGATGGAGGCAATTTCGCTTTCGGCCTGAATAAAGGTGCCGCCCAGGCGAGGCAACTCACGGGCCATGTACTCAGGGATGTCGCTCTGGGGAGTAATGGGATAGCCGAAATAAAAACGGCAACCGGCGGCCAGAGCGCCCATGGCGACGGCCTCATTGCCTTTGACGAACAGACGCTGATCCAACGGCGTGACTCCTGACGGGGCGTTATTCGGATTTTTTTTTGCGAAACACGCTGATGGCCAGATCCGGACACATCTGCGCGCACAGCGCACAGGACGTGCACCGATCCTGCTTGTCAGAGCTCAATTCAACGGGAAAAAACCCCTGACGGCTGATTGTGCGCCGCAACTGCAGAAGACCATGTGGGCAGGCTGCGGTGCACAGGGCGCATCCCTTACATCTCAATTCATCAATGACGACTTTGGCCATACCTGTATTCCGCTAAAAAAGGCGATTGCGCCCCTTGTTCGGGCAGAAATTCTAATCTTACAGAACTCCTCCCACAGCGTCAACTTGCCCCACGAATCATTCGCTCAAACAACCGCCAACCCTCGGCCACATGGACTCCGGAAGCCTTGGCCGCCGCCTCGCTGTAGACGTGGGTATCACTGGCCTGCCGCCTCACAGCGGTGGAGTCGAACAAGGCAAAAGGCACCGGCTGGTCCGTATGGGTTTTCTTGCGCACCGGAGTGGCGTGATCGGGCAGCACCAGAATCCGATGAGGTCCGAGCGCTTCAAGTCCGGCACGCACGGGCCCGACAACCTCGTGGTCAAAGGATTCGATTGCTCGTATCTTTTCGTCGAGCAACCCACTGTGGGCGGCCTCATCGGGCGCCTCCACATGCAAATAGACAAAATCGCGCGTCTTGAGCGCCTCCAAGGCGTATTCGGCCTTGCCACGATAATTGGTGTCGAGATAGCCGGTGGCGCCGGGCACCTTTATGACTTCGAGGCCTGCATAAATTCCGATGCCCTTAATCAGATCAACCGCGGCCACAACCGCCCCGCTCAGATTGAAACGCTCCTGCAGGGTTGCCATGCGCGGCGCCTTGCCGTGGCCCCAGAGCCAGATGGAGTTGGCCGGAACCTTGCGTTCTTTTTCGCGACGAACGTTGACCGGATGATTGTTCAACAGCATCTGCGCGGAATTCATCAGATGGATGAGCTCAGCGGCGCCTTCGCCTCGGGGCAGGTGGTTTTCCACGCTCTGTCCACTAAGGTCGTGGGGCGGCGTGAAGCTCATCTGGTCGCGCCCGCCGCGCCACACCATGAGATGCCGATAGGAAACTCCGGCATGGAACTCGAAAGGCCCGCCGCCCAATTCTTCTTCCAATAACTGGATCAGTTCACGCGCCTCGGCGGTGGAAATGTGACCTGCGGAAAAATCCTCCATATAGAGCTTGCCGTAATGGGGTGTCAGGCACACCAGGTTGAGACGAAAAGCGACATCGTCCACATCCAGATGAATCCCCATACTGGCCGCCTCCAGAGGCGAACGGCCGCTGTAGCAAGTCGCCGGGTCATAACCGAAAACGCTCAGGTTGGCGACGTCGCTGCCCGGGTGAAAGCCAGGCGGCACGGTCTGCACCAATCCGAGCTCACCCGCCCCGGCCAGGGCGTCCATGTTAGGGGTTTGGGCGACTTCCAGCGGTGTGCGTCCACCCAATTCGGAAATCGGCTCATCGGACATGCCGTCACCGAGCAGAATGATGTATTTCATGAAAACCTCAAAAAATGATGGACAGAAACCCTCATGGGACACGGATCAAACCTGATCAAAGCCGATCAGGCTATGTCAAACTCAAAAACATAGGCCAAACATTGAAAAATAACCACAATTGCGTCTCCACCAAAATTTGGATCAATATTTCAGTAGTCGGCATTGCCGTCTCTGATCCGCCTTTATCAGATTCGATCCGTGGCCTATGTTTTTAGTTTGGTTTTTGACTTTGCGCCTATCCCCGCGGATGATACTGCTCGTGAAGCCGGCGCAGGCGCTCGCGGGTCACGTGCGTGTAAATCTGCGTGGTGGAGATATCCGCATGGCCGAGCATGGCCTGAACCGCCCTGAGATCGGCGCCATTTTCCAGCAGATGGGTCGCAAACGAATGACGAAGGGTATGCGGCGTAATGTTTTTTCGGATTCCCGCCTGTAGCGCACGGCGCTTAATAATCTTCCAGAACCCCTGGCGTGTCAACCCATTGCCTGACCGATTGAGAAACAGATGGAGGCTCGCAGCCTTTTTTCCCAGCAGCGGTCTGCCTTCGCGCAGATAGACATCAAGCTCCGACAGGGCGGTTTCTCCGACCGGCACGAGCCGCTCCTTGCGCCCCTTGCCCAGAGTGCGCACGCATCCCATCAAGACCTGGACGTCGCCCAGCCTCAGTCCTACCAGTTCGGACACCCTCAGGCCGGTGGCGTAGAGTAATTCCAGCATGGCCCTGTCACGCAGTCCCATAGGCGTCGGTTCCACCGGTGCCGCGAGCAGTCGCTCCACCTCGCGGGGTGAAAGGGTATCGGGCAGCGACTGCATCAGGCGCATGGACTCAATGCGGTCGGCGGGATTGGCGACGGCGATTTTTTCAGCCACCATGAATTTATGAAAGGTACGTACCGCCACCAGGGAGCGCGCGCGGCTGCGCGGTGCCAGTCCGGCGTTTTTCAAGGCGCCGAGAAACCCCAAAACATGCGTTGCGCTTATATCCGCAACCGCTGCCACCTCATGCTTCTCGAGAAAATCGAGATAGCGTGTCAGATCGCGACCGTAGGCTTCCAGGGTATTGACGGCCAGGCCGCGCTCCACCGTCAGGTAGTTCATGAAGTGATCGAGGTATTGCTCCATAAATTCGTGCCTTTTTGAAACTTTATGTCAGCCATCATCCAGGCAGGTCAGCAGCCGCTGTTTGATCTCGGCAATTTTCTCCTCCTGCACGATTTTCTGGCAGAAGATA
The nucleotide sequence above comes from Geoalkalibacter ferrihydriticus DSM 17813. Encoded proteins:
- a CDS encoding RsmE family RNA methyltransferase, which translates into the protein MPPACVNGGGAATRVQLGVSAQLGQPVSIEGVARHALDCWRPRRGEALTVEDAAGRGFRARILEYDDAHAVLLPFEELERAPESPVRIEVYQALPQRERFELILQKLTEIGVARIVPFESSRSITQQERDVGQKKSHRWPEVVLKAAKQCRRGMIPELLAFHSWDAALYEAHHADLRFFFYEGSATWSLREALNGERPRRLALMVGPEGGFSADEFTEMRALDMLPVSLGPRILRTETAAIVGAAIVQHVLGDLY
- a CDS encoding DNA polymerase III subunit chi — its product is MSLNDEGLLNFMAAPVIEFIKLKKPEKARYLCELAEEFFAQGQRVLITVHDDNQGVTLDRFMWTWRKGTFVPHCFDNGAVDCLDEPVVIATEERNGNGARILIQGKPTSLNFVRSFDQVIDFAESYDENLLQASRRRFAAYREAGLAPRMR
- a CDS encoding 2-oxoacid:acceptor oxidoreductase family protein — its product is MNLDVFIAGFGGQGVLLLGNLLACAAIREGKNVSYFPAYGVEKRGGAATCTVVISAEEVGSPVVGRPQAAILLNQLSLDKYFARIRSGGFALVNTSLVDGALPRSGDVEVLAIPMNEVALEVGDARLVNMVAAGAWALKTGALTVASMEQALREVLPERNHRFIPLNVEAMRRGAAFVAER
- a CDS encoding thiamine pyrophosphate-dependent enzyme; this encodes MTKVDTPVFTAPRSLKKVVTHFCPGCQHGTVHRLVAEALDHFAVQARTIGVASVGCSVFLYEYFDIDVVEAPHGRAPAVATGVKRALPDRIVFTYQGDGDLAAIGTSEIIHAANRGEGMTVIFVNNSTYGMTGGQMAPTTLPGQKTSTSPYGRDIANDGRPIRMAELLTQLDGTSYSARVAVNTPRNVLAAGKAVRKAFQTQIEGRGFSFVEILSTCPTNWGVSPLEANERIATEMIPCFPLGTFKDWALDAPGTGAK
- a CDS encoding 3-methyl-2-oxobutanoate dehydrogenase subunit VorB, whose product is MDQRLFVKGNEAVAMGALAAGCRFYFGYPITPQSDIPEYMARELPRLGGTFIQAESEIASINMLLGASACGMRAMTSSSSPGISLKQEGLSYMAGSELPGLVVNICRSGPGLGGIDASQADYFQAVKGGGHGGYRLIVLAPHSVQEMYDLAMLAFDLSDLYRMPAMLLGDSVIGQMKEALVPHPRPQIELPAKDWVVSGKGSRSEQRIVKSLFLGDGELEAHNWKLYHRYQLLQERESRWEALYLDDAELIVTAFGVTARIARSAVRMAREGGLKVGMIRPITLFPFPQKAFFKATGVVKKVLCFELNTGQMVEDVRLSAARDAEVFFYGRPPGAGSLPTPEELCEQIERHHGRSA
- a CDS encoding 4Fe-4S binding protein, producing MAKVVIDELRCKGCALCTAACPHGLLQLRRTISRQGFFPVELSSDKQDRCTSCALCAQMCPDLAISVFRKKKSE
- a CDS encoding cofactor-independent phosphoglycerate mutase is translated as MKYIILLGDGMSDEPISELGGRTPLEVAQTPNMDALAGAGELGLVQTVPPGFHPGSDVANLSVFGYDPATCYSGRSPLEAASMGIHLDVDDVAFRLNLVCLTPHYGKLYMEDFSAGHISTAEARELIQLLEEELGGGPFEFHAGVSYRHLMVWRGGRDQMSFTPPHDLSGQSVENHLPRGEGAAELIHLMNSAQMLLNNHPVNVRREKERKVPANSIWLWGHGKAPRMATLQERFNLSGAVVAAVDLIKGIGIYAGLEVIKVPGATGYLDTNYRGKAEYALEALKTRDFVYLHVEAPDEAAHSGLLDEKIRAIESFDHEVVGPVRAGLEALGPHRILVLPDHATPVRKKTHTDQPVPFALFDSTAVRRQASDTHVYSEAAAKASGVHVAEGWRLFERMIRGAS
- the xerD gene encoding site-specific tyrosine recombinase XerD — its product is MEQYLDHFMNYLTVERGLAVNTLEAYGRDLTRYLDFLEKHEVAAVADISATHVLGFLGALKNAGLAPRSRARSLVAVRTFHKFMVAEKIAVANPADRIESMRLMQSLPDTLSPREVERLLAAPVEPTPMGLRDRAMLELLYATGLRVSELVGLRLGDVQVLMGCVRTLGKGRKERLVPVGETALSELDVYLREGRPLLGKKAASLHLFLNRSGNGLTRQGFWKIIKRRALQAGIRKNITPHTLRHSFATHLLENGADLRAVQAMLGHADISTTQIYTHVTRERLRRLHEQYHPRG